From Hippoglossus stenolepis isolate QCI-W04-F060 chromosome 6, HSTE1.2, whole genome shotgun sequence, a single genomic window includes:
- the scn8aa gene encoding sodium channel, voltage gated, type VIII, alpha subunit a isoform X1 — MALPLIAPPGPNSYKKFTVESLAIIEQRIAEEKNKKPPKQDSSYRDDDDENKPRPNTDLEAGRSLPYIYGDIPKGMVAIPLEDLDPFYLNSQKTFIVLNRGKTIFRFSATPALYFISPLNPVRRVAIKILIHSLFSMIIMCTILTNCIFMTFSDPPEWSKQVEYTFTGIYTFESLVKITARGFCIDGFTFLRDPWNWLDFMVISMAYITEFVDLGNVSALRTFRVLRALKTISVIPGLKTIVGALIQSVKKLSDVMILTVFCLSVFALIGLQLFMGNLRHKCVVWPINITENYMSSSTKGFDWKEYIMNDTNFYFLPGQLDALLCGNSSDSGRCPEGFTCMKAGRNPNYGYTSFDSFGWAFLALFRLMTQDFWENLYMLTLRAAGKTYMIFFVLVIFVGSFYLVNLILAVVAMAYEEQNQATMEEAIRKEEEFKAMLDQLKRQQEDAQTAAMATSAGTVSEDAVEDDGGGRLSCSSSEMSKLSSKSAKERRNRKKKWRQKEQDKEKGDSEKFVKSESDDGSKRSRFRFPDNRLGRKSSIMNQSLLSIPGSPFLSRHNSKSSIFSFKGRNKDVGSENEFADDEHSTVEECEERRGSLFSPYRRNSYSGFHGKRNSTVDCNGVVSLIGPGPGGRLLPEPTTEVEVKKKLSGSLMVSVDQLNTSFGRKERANSVMSVITNTLVEELEESQRKCPPCWYKFSNTFLIWECSPNWIKIKEIVNLIVMDPFVDLAITICIVLNTLFMAMEHYPMTPDFEHMLSVGNLVFTGIFAGEMLFKLVAMDPYYYFQEAWNCFDGFIVTLSLVELALADVEGLSVLRSFRLLRVFKLAKSWPTLNMLIKIIGNSVGALGNLTLVLAIIVFIFAVVGMQLFGKSYKDCVCKIAKECELPRWHMNDFFHSFLIVFRVLCGEWIETMWDCMEVAGQGMCLLVFMMVMVIGNLVVLNLFLALLLSSFSADNLAATDDDGEPNNLQISVKRIKVGIAWIKVKMRILMATLLKKPPMEDEQKPLDDMYDKKLNCIANHTGVDINRDLDYAKNGNGTTSGIGSSVGKYMIDEDHMSFIHNPNLTVCVPIAVGESDFENLNTEDFSSESENENSKELDDTSSSEGSTIDIKPDVVEEVVVEPVEEYLEPEACWTDGCVAKYKCCDVPINVGWGKPWWFLRKTCFLIVEHNWFETLIIFMILLSSGALAFEDVYIEQRKTIRIILEYADRVFTYIFILEMLLKWVAYGFVKYFTNAWCWLDFFIVDVSIVSLVANALGYSDLGPIKSLRTLRALRPLRALSRFEGMRVVVNALVGAIPSIMNVLLVCLIFWLIFSIMGVNLFAGKYYYCFNQTSEEYFSVDVVNNKTQCEALIQQNFTEVRWKNVKINFDNVGAGYLALLQVATFKGWMDIMYAAVDSREVEDQPDYEVNIYMYIYFVVFIIFGSFFTLNLFIGVIIDNFNQQKKKFGGQDIFMTEEQKKYYNAMKKLGSKKPQKPIPRPQNMIQGMVFDFVTQQVFDISIMILICLNMVTMMVETDDQSDDTENVLYWVNFIFIVVFTTEFLLKLFALRHYYFTNGWNIFDVVVVILSIVGMFLADIIEKYFVSPTLFRVIRLARIGRILRLIKGAKGIRTLLFALMMSLPALFNIGLLLFLVMFIFSIFGMSNFGYVKHGAGVDDLYNFETFGNSMIILFMITTSAGWDGLLLPILNYPPDCNPRYENPGTSVKGDCGNPSVGIFFFVMYIIISFLIVVNMYIAIILENFSVATEESADPLSEDDFETFYEIWEKFDPTASQFITFAKLSDFADALEHPLRVPKPNTIELIAMDMPMVSGDRIHCLDILFAFTKRVLGDSGELDMLRQQMEERFVQANPSKVSYEPITTTLRRKQEDVSARTIQNAYRCHLIRRGIIFKRRTFTNNKLENGGTNQEKKESTPSTASLPSYDSVTKPDKEKQDENKEEWARKEKDKNQKDEWESKC, encoded by the exons ACATTTATAGTGCTAAATAGAGGGAAGACAATCTTCCGTTTTAGTGCCACACCTGCCTTGTACTTCATAAGTCCTTTAAATCCGGTTAGGCGAGTAGCTATTAAAATTTTGATACATTC TCTTTTCAGCATGATCATAATGTGTACTATTTTGACCAACTGTATATTCATGACCTTTAGTGATCCTCCCGAGTGGTCAAAACAAGTAGA GTACACATTCACAGGAATTTATACATTTGAGTCGCTTGTAAAAATCACGGCACGAGGATTCTGTATAGACGGGTTTACATTCCTAAGAGATCCATGGAACTGGCTGGATTTCATGGTCATTTCGATGGC ATATATAACAGAGTTTGTGGACCTGGGCAATGTATCTGCGCTGAGAACATTCAGAGTTCTCCGAGCATTGAAAACTATCTCTGTCATTCCAG GACTGAAGACCATCGTCGGCGCCCTGATCCAGTCTGTGAAGAAGCTCTCGGATGTGATGATCCTGACCGTCTTCTGCCTGAGCGTCTTCGCCCTCATCGGCCTCCAGCTCTTCATGGGCAACTTGCGGCACAAGTGTGTGGTCTGGCCGATCAACATCACCGAGAACTACATGTCCAGCAGCACCAAGGGCTTTGACTGGAAAGAGTACATCATGAACGACA CCAACTTCTACTTCCTGCCTGGCCAGTTAGACGCTCTTCTCTGTGGGAACAGCTCCGACTCTGG CCGCTGCCCGGAGGGCTTCACATGCATGAAAGCTGGGAGGAATCCGAACTATGGCTACACCAGCTTTGACAGCTTCGGCTGGGCCTTCCTGGCTCTCTTCCGACTCATGACACAGGACTTCTGGGAAAACCTCTACATGCTG ACTCTGAGGGCGGCGGGGAAGACCTACATGATCTTCTTTGTGCTGGTGATCTTTGTGGGATCTTTCTACTTGGTGAATCTCATCCTGGCTGTGGTGGCCATGGCTTATGAGGAGCAGAACCAGGCCACCATGGAGGAGGCCATTCGTAAGGAGGAGGAATTCAAGGCCATGCTGGATCAGCTCAAGAGACAGCAGGAGGACGCCCAG actgctgccatggcaacctCTGCAGGCACAGTGTCAGAGGATGCGGTAGAGGATGACGGAGGGGGGCGTCTCTCGTGCAGCTCCTCTGAGATGTCGAAACTCAGCTCCAAGAGCGCCAAAGAGCGTCGCAACCGTAAGAAGAAATGGCGGCAGAAAGAGCAGGATAAGGAGAAAGGCGACAGCGAGAAGTTTGTCAAGTCAGAGTCAGATGACGGCAGCAAGAGGAGCCGCTTCCGTTTCCCTGATAACCGGCTGGGTCGAAAGTCTTCCATTATGAACCAG TCCCTACTCAGCATACCCGGCTCGCCGTTCCTGTCCCGCCACAACAGTAAGAGCAGCATCTTCAGTTTCAAGGGGCGCAACAAGGACGTGGGTTCAGAGAACGAGTTCGCCGACGATGAGCACAGCACGGTCGAGGAGTGCGAGGAGCGCCGGGGCTCCCTGTTCAGCCCGTACCGGCGGAACAGCTACAGCGGCTTCCACGGCAAGAGGAACAGCACGGTGGATTGCAATGGCGTGGTGTCGCTCATCGGCCCTGGGCCCGGTGGACGCCTTCTGCCTGAG CCGACTACTGAGGTTgaggtgaagaagaagctgtCGGGCTCCCTGATGGTGTCTGTGGACCAGCTCAATACCTCCTTTGGGCGGAAAGAGCGGGCCAACAGTGTCATGAGCGTCATTACCAACACACTAGTGGAGG AACTGGAGGAGTCTCAGCGCAAGTGTCCGCCTTGCTGGTATAAGTTTTCTAACACATTCCTGATCTGGGAGTGCTCCCCCAATTGGATTAAGATCAAGGAGATTGTGAACCTGATAGTCATGGACCCCTTCGTGGATTTAGCCATCACCATCTGCATCGTCCTCAACACCCTCTTCATGGCCATGGAGCACTACCCCATGACCCCCGACTTTGAGCACATGCTGTCTGTGGGCAATCTG GTTTTCACGGGGATCTTTGCAGGGGAGATGCTTTTCAAGCTGGTTGCTATGGATCCATATTACTACTTCCAGGAAGCCTGGAACTGTTTTGATGGATTCATTGTGACGCTGAGTTTAGTGGAGCTGGCTCTGGCTGATGTCGAAGGCCTGTCTGTGCTGCGGTCATTCCGATTG CTGAGAGTGTTTAAGCTGGCCAAGTCATGGCCAACCCTCAACATGCTGATCAAGATCATTGGTAACTCGGTGGGAGCCCTCGGGAACTTGACTCTGGTGCTGGCCATTATCGTCTTCATCTTTGCTGTGGTGGGCATGCAGCTGTTTGGTAAGAGCTACAAAGACTGTGTGTGCAAGATAGCCAAGGAATGTGAGCTGCCCCGCTGGCACATGAACGACTTCTTCCACTCCTTCCTGATCGTCTTCCGGGTGCTGTGCGGCGAGTGGATCGAGACCATGTGGGACTGCATGGAAGTGGCGGGCCAGGGCATGTGCCTCCTCGTCTTCATGATGGTCATGGTCATCGGCAACCTGGTG GTGTTGAACTTGTTCCTTGCCTTGTTGCTGAGCTCGTTCAGCGCCGACAACTTGGCTGCGACAGATGATGACGGCGAGCCCAACAACCTGCAGATTTCAGTCAAGCGCATAAAGGTAGGGATCGCATGGATAAAAGTGAAGATGCGGATACTGATGGCCACCCTGCTAAAGAAACCACCGATGGAGGATGAGCAGAAGCCTTTGGACGACATGTACGACAAGAAGCTGAACTGCATCGCTAATCACACTGGGGTGGACATCAACCGCGACCTGGACTACGCCAAGAACGGCAACGGCACCACTAGCGGTATAGGCAGCAGCGTGGGGAAGTACATGATCGACGAGGACCACATGTCTTTCATCCACAACCCAAATCTGACCGTCTGCGTGCCCATAGCTGTGGGAGAGTCCGACTTTGAGAACCTCAACACGGAGGACTTCAGTAGCGAGTCGGAAAATGAGAACAGCAAAGAG CTGGATGACACCAGCTCGTCAGAGGGCAGCACCATCGACATCAAGCCAgatgtggtggaggaggtggtagTGGAGCCGGTGGAGGAATACTTGGAACCAGAGGCCTGCTGGACAGATG gttgcGTGGCAAAGTATAAGTGCTGTGACGTTCCGATCAACGTGGGCTGGGGGAAGCCCTGGTGGTTCCTGAGAAAAACCTGCTTCCTGATTGTGGAGCACAACTGGTTTGAAAccctcatcatcttcatgaTCCTCCTCAGCAGTGGCGCCCTG GCCTTTGAGGACGTGTACATCGAGCAGAGGAAGACCATTCGGATCATTCTGGAGTACGCCGACAGGGTTTTCACCTACATCTTCATCCTGGAGATGTTGCTGAAGTGGGTCGCCTACGGTTTTGTCAAGTACTTCACCAACGCCTGGTGCTGGCTGGACTTCTTCATTGTGGAT GTGTCTATAGTCAGCCTTGTAGCTAATGCGCTGGGCTACTCCGATCTAGGGCCCATTAAATCACTCAGGACACTAAGGGCCTTGAGACCCCTCAGAGCCTTGTCACGTTTTGAAGGGATGAGG GTGGTAGTCAACGCCTTGGTGGGTGCCATCCCTTCCATTATGAATGTGTTGCTGGTTTGCCTCATCTTTTGGCTGATTTTCAGTATCATGGGGGTCAACCTGTTTGCGGGCAAGTACTACTACTGTTTCAATCAGACGTCCGAGGAATACTTCTCAGTTGACGTGGTCAACAACAAGACCCAGTGTGAGGCCCTCATTCAGCAAAACTTTACTGAGGTCAGGTGGAAGAACGTCAAGATCAACTTTGACAATGTGGGCGCCGGCTACCTCGCCCTGCTGCAAGTG GCCACGTTCAAAGGCTGGATGGACATTATGTACGCGGCTGTGGATTCCAGAGAG GTGGAAGACCAACCAGACTACGAAGTCAACATCTACATGTACATCTACTTTGTGGTTTTCATCATATTCGGCTCCTTCTTCACCCTCAACCTCTTCATTGGTGTGATCATTGACAACTTCAaccagcaaaagaaaaag TTTGGAGGTCAGGACATCTTCATGACAGAGGAACAGAAGAAGTACTACAACGCCATGAAAAAACTGGGGTCTAAAAAGCCGCAAAAGCCTATTCCTCGACCACAG AACATGATCCAGGGAATGGTGTTTGACTTCGTGACGCAGCAGGTTTTCGACATCTCCATCATGATACTGATCTGCCTCAACATGGTCACCATGATGGTGGAAACAGACGATCAGTCGGACGATACGGAGAACGTCCTCTACTGggtcaacttcatcttcattgTAGTCTTCACCACAGAGTTCCTGCTTAAGCTCTTTGCCCTTCGCCACTATTACTTCACCAACGGCTGGAATATTTTCGACGTGGTGGTGGTCATCCTGTCTATTGTTG gTATGTTCTTGGCTGACATCATTGAGAAGTACTTTGTGTCACCAACCCTGTTCAGGGTGATCAGGCTGGCTCGTATCGGTCGTATCCTCCGTCTGATTAAAGGAGCGAAGGGCATCCGGACATTGCTCTTTGCTTTGATGATGTCCCTGCCAGCCCTGTTCAACATTGGCTTACTGCTCTTCCTGGTCATGttcatcttctccatcttcGGCATGTCTAACTTTGGCTACGTGAAGCACGGAGCGGGCGTTGACGACCTGTACAACTTTGAAACCTTTGGCAACAGCATGATTATTCTGTTTATGATCACTACGTCGGCTGGATGGGACGGCTTGCTGCTGCCGATCCTCAACTACCCACCAGACTGCAACCCCCGCTACGAGAACCCCGGGACATCTGTGAAGGGGGACTGTGGTAATCCCTCAGTGGGGATCTTCTTTTTTGTCATGTACATCATCATTTCTTTCCTGATTGTGGTCAACATGTACATTGCCATCATCTTGGAGAACTTCAGTGTGGCTACAGAAGAAAGTGCTGATCCACTCAGTGAGGACGACTTTGAGACCTTCTACGAGATCTGGGAGAAGTTTGACCCAACTGCCTCTCAGTTCATCACTTTCGCCAAGCTGTCTGACTTTGCAGACGCATTGGAGCATCCACTTCGCGTGCCAAAGCCCAACACTATAGAACTAATTGCCATGGACATGCCCATGGTGAGTGGCGACCGCATTCACTGCCTGGACATCCTGTTTGCCTTCACAAAGCGTGTGCTGGGTGACAGTGGTGAGTTGGACATGCTGAGGCAGCAGATGGAAGAGCGTTTTGTGCAAGCCAACCCCTCCAAGGTGTCGTATGAACCCATCACCACCACACTGCGCCGCAAACAGGAAGATGTCTCTGCCAGAACTATCCAGAACGCCTACCGCTGTCACCTCATCAGGCGTGGCATCATCTTCAAGCGCCGCACTTTTACGAACAATAAGCTTGAAAATGGTGGGACCAAccaggagaagaaagagagcaCGCCATCCACAGCCTCTCTCCCCTCTTACGACAGCGTGACCAAACCTGACAAGGAGAAGCAGGATGAAAACAAGGAGGAGTGGGCCAGGAAAGAGAAGGACAAAAACCAAAAAGATGAGTGGGAATCCAAGTGTTAG